The following coding sequences lie in one Fibrobacter sp. UWT2 genomic window:
- the nadC gene encoding carboxylating nicotinate-nucleotide diphosphorylase, with the protein MYGDNSTPIFPTEDALTMIRLALAEDVRTGDVTSEWTIPADQKQHARLIAKEDGVLAGLPVIELVFQELKANVKVTLHKKDGDVVKKGDLIAEMDGTTHELLTGERTLLNFIQQLSGVATVAHTFQEALKAGKTKVLDTRKTVPGFRTLQKYAVRVGGGSNHRMGLFDMVLVKDNHIAAAGGVLQALEVVKKNNKQNLMVEMEVENFDQLRALLNKGVDVIMLDNMSNEMMAEALKIIKESGDKCLVEGSGNMTLERAKEIATLGLDYISVGALTHSVKALDISMRI; encoded by the coding sequence ATGTACGGCGACAATTCGACTCCGATTTTTCCGACTGAAGATGCTTTGACCATGATCCGTCTGGCTTTGGCCGAAGACGTTCGCACGGGTGACGTGACGAGCGAATGGACGATCCCTGCCGACCAGAAGCAACATGCTCGTTTGATTGCCAAGGAAGATGGTGTGCTTGCAGGCCTTCCGGTGATTGAACTTGTGTTTCAGGAACTCAAGGCAAATGTGAAGGTGACTCTCCATAAGAAAGACGGCGATGTCGTGAAGAAGGGTGACCTGATTGCCGAAATGGACGGTACGACGCACGAACTCTTGACGGGCGAACGCACGCTTTTGAATTTTATCCAGCAGCTTTCCGGTGTGGCAACGGTTGCCCATACTTTCCAGGAAGCTTTGAAGGCTGGTAAAACTAAAGTTCTCGATACCCGCAAGACGGTTCCCGGTTTCCGCACTTTGCAGAAGTACGCCGTTCGCGTGGGTGGCGGTTCTAACCATCGCATGGGCCTCTTTGACATGGTGCTCGTGAAGGACAACCACATTGCTGCCGCAGGTGGCGTTCTCCAGGCTCTCGAAGTCGTGAAGAAGAACAACAAGCAGAACTTGATGGTCGAAATGGAAGTCGAAAATTTTGACCAGCTGCGCGCTCTCCTGAACAAGGGTGTCGACGTCATCATGCTTGACAACATGAGCAACGAAATGATGGCCGAAGCCTTGAAGATTATCAAGGAAAGTGGCGACAAGTGCCTGGTCGAAGGTTCCGGCAACATGACGCTCGAACGTGCCAAGGAAATCGCGACGCTCGGCCTCGACTATATTTCGGTCGGTGCCCTTACACATAGTGTAAAGGCTCTCGACATTTCGATGAGAATATAG
- a CDS encoding homoserine dehydrogenase encodes MLRIGLIGTGTVGGGVIQILEQKIAEYKEKLGVELELACICAKSEEEVAPYKAKGYKVSTNADEMIAGNDIDVLVELAGGYNMPRKWILAALESGKHVVTANKALLAKYGHEIFPLAAKNGLHVLFEAAVGGGIPIIRSLQEGLLGSTVEHLSCIINGTCNYILSRMADEGLDFDVVLKDAQKLGFAEADPTFDIEGIDSAHKTALLASLCSGHRVDFEKIHVTGISKITAQDIAFAKELGCCVKLLGIYHRDGDRVDARVHPCFVSNENLLSNVNGVINAVYLKCDNLGETVQTGAGAGRLPTASAVVADLVSLARSVDQGKRKALPMGWFNVDNSATLVPISETSARYYLRFTSRDACGVLAKITSILAENNISIETIIQKNVNDPGKVSIVVITEKTQDCKTSKAVDAIDALPEIVEKSQVIRFLA; translated from the coding sequence ATGTTGCGTATTGGTCTTATTGGTACTGGAACCGTCGGTGGCGGTGTTATCCAGATTCTGGAACAGAAGATTGCCGAATACAAGGAAAAACTCGGTGTTGAATTGGAATTGGCTTGCATTTGCGCCAAGTCCGAAGAAGAAGTTGCCCCGTACAAGGCAAAGGGCTACAAGGTTTCGACCAACGCCGACGAAATGATTGCCGGTAACGATATCGATGTGCTCGTGGAGCTCGCCGGTGGCTACAACATGCCGCGCAAGTGGATCCTCGCTGCCCTCGAAAGCGGCAAGCACGTGGTGACTGCCAACAAGGCTCTCCTCGCCAAGTACGGCCACGAAATTTTCCCGCTTGCAGCCAAGAACGGTCTGCATGTGCTGTTCGAAGCAGCCGTGGGCGGTGGCATTCCTATCATCCGTAGCCTGCAGGAAGGCTTGCTCGGCTCTACGGTGGAACACCTGAGCTGCATCATTAACGGTACTTGTAACTACATCCTCAGCCGCATGGCCGACGAAGGCCTGGACTTCGACGTGGTTCTGAAGGATGCCCAGAAGCTCGGCTTTGCCGAAGCTGACCCGACCTTCGATATCGAAGGTATCGACTCCGCTCATAAGACTGCCTTGCTCGCTAGCCTCTGCAGCGGCCACCGCGTGGACTTCGAAAAGATTCACGTGACGGGTATTTCCAAGATTACCGCCCAGGATATCGCATTCGCCAAGGAACTTGGCTGCTGCGTGAAGCTCCTCGGCATCTATCACCGCGACGGTGACCGCGTGGACGCCCGTGTCCATCCGTGCTTCGTTTCTAACGAAAACCTGCTCTCTAACGTGAACGGCGTAATCAACGCTGTGTACCTCAAGTGCGACAACCTGGGCGAAACCGTTCAGACTGGCGCCGGTGCAGGCCGTTTGCCGACTGCTTCTGCTGTCGTAGCCGACCTCGTTTCCTTGGCCCGCTCTGTGGATCAGGGTAAGCGTAAGGCACTCCCGATGGGCTGGTTCAACGTCGACAACTCTGCAACGCTCGTTCCTATTTCGGAAACTTCGGCCCGCTACTACCTGCGCTTCACCTCTCGTGACGCTTGCGGTGTGCTCGCCAAGATTACCAGCATCCTCGCCGAAAACAACATCTCTATCGAAACCATTATCCAGAAGAACGTGAACGACCCGGGTAAGGTTTCTATCGTGGTGATTACCGAAAAGACTCAGGATTGCAAGACCTCTAAGGCTGTGGACGCTATCGACGCCCTGCCCGAAATTGTCGAAAAGAGCCAGGTGATCCGTTTCCTCGCCTAA
- a CDS encoding sugar transferase, with protein sequence MIRAATLERILVILSDFVALSICFVLAFWVQFHSGWIADKYDPSKVFTDYAHMGLVLNVGWILLFICAGLYRSWLLMSRTHQTLRVLRAVLIGIVIIIAMLFGAEFIGKIMVNEPLNQGYLYGSRFPWIFIYGGFALFLVILFRMLIYRCLRRLLSLGFGANNILVLGATEAGKKIAEALAKTPERGQRVVGFVDERYQVMEHEFANVPVLGKYADLASLIKKYKVTGIIIAHESSSPQEIMRVLVWVCDQPVHIYLVPELYSVIHGQFKANLVYGFELQELFAFTMPLWQLRVKRAIDILFGAFLGMISFPVCVLAAIAIKLEDHGPVFYSQERIGLYGKPFTVYKFRTMRTDAEKFGAQWATKDDPRITKVGKFLRKTRIDELPQILCVLKGDMSMVGPRPERAVFISKLREEIPFYISRLKMKPGLTGWAQVCHHYDTSTEDVKIKLQYDMYYFENMSLLLDFQILVRTVYVVLTGKGAQ encoded by the coding sequence ATGATTCGCGCCGCTACATTGGAACGCATTCTCGTTATCCTTTCGGATTTCGTGGCGTTATCGATTTGTTTTGTTCTCGCCTTCTGGGTGCAGTTCCACAGTGGCTGGATTGCCGACAAATATGACCCGAGTAAAGTGTTTACGGATTATGCCCACATGGGACTTGTCCTGAATGTGGGCTGGATTCTGCTCTTTATTTGTGCAGGCCTTTACCGCTCCTGGTTGCTCATGTCGAGAACGCACCAGACCTTGCGCGTGTTGCGTGCTGTGCTTATCGGCATCGTGATTATTATCGCTATGCTGTTTGGTGCGGAATTTATCGGCAAGATCATGGTGAACGAACCGCTCAACCAGGGTTACCTGTACGGTTCCCGTTTCCCGTGGATTTTTATTTATGGCGGCTTTGCGCTGTTCCTGGTGATTCTCTTTAGAATGCTTATTTACCGCTGCCTGCGCAGGCTCTTGAGCCTTGGCTTTGGCGCGAATAACATTCTGGTGCTGGGTGCAACTGAAGCGGGCAAGAAAATTGCCGAAGCGCTTGCGAAGACTCCTGAACGCGGTCAGCGCGTGGTGGGCTTTGTCGATGAACGTTACCAGGTCATGGAACATGAATTTGCGAATGTGCCGGTGCTTGGTAAGTATGCAGACTTGGCTTCGCTCATTAAAAAGTACAAGGTGACGGGTATCATTATTGCGCACGAAAGTTCTTCGCCGCAAGAAATCATGCGCGTGCTTGTGTGGGTGTGTGACCAACCGGTTCACATTTATCTGGTTCCCGAACTTTACAGCGTGATTCATGGTCAGTTCAAGGCTAACCTGGTTTATGGCTTTGAACTTCAGGAACTGTTTGCCTTTACCATGCCGCTTTGGCAGCTGCGTGTGAAGCGCGCGATTGACATTCTGTTTGGCGCCTTCCTCGGCATGATTTCTTTCCCGGTTTGCGTGCTCGCCGCTATTGCGATTAAGCTTGAAGACCATGGCCCGGTGTTCTATTCCCAGGAACGCATTGGCTTGTACGGCAAGCCGTTTACGGTTTACAAGTTCCGTACCATGCGTACCGATGCCGAAAAGTTCGGTGCCCAGTGGGCTACTAAAGACGACCCCCGCATTACCAAGGTGGGCAAGTTCTTGCGCAAGACCCGTATCGATGAACTTCCGCAAATTTTGTGTGTGCTTAAAGGTGACATGAGCATGGTGGGACCGCGTCCGGAACGTGCCGTGTTCATCAGCAAGCTTCGCGAAGAAATTCCGTTCTATATTAGCCGCCTGAAAATGAAGCCGGGTCTGACCGGTTGGGCTCAGGTGTGCCACCATTACGATACCAGCACCGAAGACGTGAAAATCAAGCTGCAGTACGATATGTATTACTTTGAAAACATGAGTTTGCTTCTTGACTTCCAGATCTTGGTGCGCACTGTTTATGTTGTTCTAACCGGTAAGGGAGCGCAGTAA
- a CDS encoding NADP-dependent malic enzyme — MSKDLKEKALEYHAMGKPGKIEIVPTKPHSTQTDLGLAYTPGVAVPCLEIEKDNNLAYEYTGKGNLVAVISNGTAVLGLGDIGALAGKPVMEGKALLFKIYAGIDVFDIEINEKDPKKFIEIVKGIAPTFGGINLEDIKAPECFEIEDTLKAELDIPVMHDDQHGTAIISSAGLLNAIEVAGKSIRNVKMVVNGAGAAACACTRLYLSLGLKKENLVMCDSKGVIRKDRKGLTEAKAFFATDRTDIETLADAMKGADVFVGLSKANVLTREMVRSMADQPIVFALANPNPEISYEEAMASRGDLIFATGRSDYPNQVNNVIGFPYIFRGALDVRATCINEHMKHAAVRAIAALAHKPVPDVVNIAYNSQRFTFGKEYLIPKPLDPRLLTDVSIAVAKAAIESGVARKPITDWDAYYDRLRDMMGYDNKLIRQFSDTARSNPKRVVFAESNLNMLKAAVQAKTEGVAHPILLGNPERIQIIAQREQLDLTGIKIVNPRSPEEFERRRKYAEIYAEENGRNGVTLDEARDDMFEPNHFGMMMVKVGDADALISGGYSKYSETIELAKEIIGIREEYKHFGAMHILSTRKGTFFLADTLVNRDPDAETLVDIVKLTHDAVRFFAHEPVMAMLSYANFGSDKGAPRGTSNTAREAVRLIHEQYPDYVIDGEMQVNVALDKDLRDTKYPFNKIKGQTVNTLIFPCLSSANTTCKMLLEMGVGESIGPVQMGLNKPVHFTDSDASVHDIFNLTVAAVIDAIVQEKKDEEKSRKKFDKMW, encoded by the coding sequence ATGAGCAAGGATTTAAAAGAAAAAGCTCTTGAATACCACGCCATGGGCAAGCCCGGCAAAATTGAAATCGTGCCGACCAAGCCGCATAGCACGCAGACCGACTTGGGTCTTGCTTACACTCCGGGTGTAGCTGTTCCTTGCTTGGAAATCGAAAAGGATAACAACCTCGCTTACGAATACACCGGCAAGGGTAACCTCGTTGCTGTGATCAGTAACGGTACCGCAGTGCTCGGCCTTGGCGACATTGGCGCCCTCGCTGGTAAGCCGGTGATGGAAGGTAAGGCACTCCTCTTCAAGATTTACGCTGGTATTGATGTGTTCGACATCGAAATCAACGAAAAGGATCCGAAGAAGTTTATCGAAATCGTGAAGGGTATCGCCCCGACGTTCGGCGGCATCAACCTCGAAGACATCAAGGCTCCGGAATGTTTCGAAATCGAAGATACCTTGAAGGCTGAACTTGATATCCCCGTGATGCACGATGACCAGCACGGTACGGCTATCATTTCTTCTGCAGGCCTCTTGAACGCAATCGAAGTGGCTGGCAAGAGCATTCGCAATGTGAAGATGGTTGTGAACGGTGCCGGCGCCGCCGCCTGTGCTTGTACTCGCTTGTATTTGTCGCTCGGTCTCAAGAAAGAAAATCTTGTGATGTGCGACAGTAAGGGTGTCATTCGCAAGGACCGCAAGGGCCTTACCGAAGCGAAGGCTTTCTTTGCGACCGACCGCACCGATATCGAGACGCTTGCCGATGCTATGAAGGGCGCCGATGTGTTCGTCGGCCTCTCCAAGGCTAACGTTCTGACTCGCGAAATGGTCCGCAGCATGGCCGACCAGCCGATTGTTTTCGCGCTCGCCAACCCGAACCCCGAAATCAGCTACGAAGAAGCCATGGCAAGCCGTGGCGACCTGATTTTTGCAACGGGCCGCAGCGACTATCCGAACCAGGTGAACAACGTTATCGGTTTCCCGTACATTTTCCGCGGGGCCCTCGACGTTCGCGCTACTTGCATCAATGAACACATGAAGCACGCTGCCGTGCGCGCCATTGCAGCCCTTGCCCACAAGCCGGTTCCGGATGTGGTGAACATTGCTTACAACTCCCAGCGCTTTACCTTCGGTAAGGAATACTTGATTCCGAAGCCGCTGGATCCGCGCCTGTTGACCGACGTGTCTATCGCTGTGGCCAAGGCCGCTATCGAAAGTGGCGTGGCCCGCAAGCCGATTACCGATTGGGACGCCTACTACGACCGTCTGCGCGACATGATGGGTTACGACAACAAGCTTATCCGTCAGTTCAGCGATACGGCTCGCAGCAACCCGAAGCGCGTGGTGTTTGCCGAAAGCAACCTCAACATGCTCAAGGCTGCAGTGCAGGCCAAGACCGAAGGCGTTGCACACCCGATTCTGCTCGGCAACCCCGAACGTATTCAGATTATCGCTCAGCGCGAACAGCTCGACCTTACGGGCATCAAGATTGTGAACCCGCGTTCTCCGGAAGAATTCGAACGCCGTCGCAAGTATGCTGAAATCTACGCCGAAGAAAACGGCCGTAACGGTGTGACGCTCGATGAAGCCCGCGATGACATGTTTGAACCGAACCACTTCGGTATGATGATGGTGAAGGTCGGCGATGCAGACGCCCTTATTTCTGGTGGTTACTCCAAGTATTCCGAAACGATTGAACTCGCCAAGGAAATCATCGGTATCCGCGAAGAATACAAGCACTTCGGCGCTATGCACATTTTGAGCACTCGCAAGGGTACGTTCTTCCTGGCCGATACGCTGGTGAACCGCGACCCCGATGCAGAAACCCTCGTGGATATCGTCAAGCTCACTCACGACGCCGTGCGCTTCTTCGCTCACGAACCGGTGATGGCGATGCTCAGCTACGCCAACTTCGGTTCTGACAAGGGTGCTCCGCGCGGAACGTCCAACACCGCCCGCGAAGCCGTGCGCTTGATTCACGAACAGTATCCGGATTACGTGATCGACGGCGAAATGCAGGTGAACGTGGCCCTGGATAAGGATCTGCGCGACACCAAGTACCCGTTCAACAAGATCAAGGGCCAGACAGTCAATACGCTCATCTTCCCGTGCCTCTCTTCTGCAAATACCACTTGCAAGATGCTCCTCGAAATGGGCGTGGGCGAATCTATCGGTCCTGTGCAGATGGGCTTGAACAAGCCGGTGCACTTCACCGACTCCGACGCCTCTGTTCACGACATCTTCAACCTAACGGTGGCTGCTGTGATCGACGCTATCGTTCAGGAAAAGAAGGACGAAGAAAAGAGCCGCAAAAAGTTCGACAAGATGTGGTAG
- a CDS encoding valine--tRNA ligase, whose product METRYNSKDVEARWHKTWAENNSFAPSGKGEPFSVVIPPPNVTGALHLGHALNDTLQDILVRYRRKTGRDTLWIPGTDHAGIATQAVVEKRLFQDEHKTRHDIGRDALVERIWKWKDEYEARITKQLKSLGVSCDWSRQRFTLDPVCAKAVRHAFFNLFKKGLIYRGKRLVNWDTKLQTAVADDEIYYEHVKGHFWTFKYPLADGSGFIPVSTTRPETIMGDTALAVHPNDERYAQFIGKMLKVPFVDREIPVIADAILVDKDFGTGSVKVTPAHDPNDYATGLRHKLPMINIMNDDGSLNENAGKFQGLKGQAARDAVVAGLEELGLLIKVEDHEMDVGHSDRSKTVIEPYLSDQWFVKMDVLAENAMNAVKSGEIKIIPERYANKYLDWLAEKRDWCISRQLWWGHRIPIWHTDASEDELKAAFAGRDDIYFYKAENGGYLVCSQEEDLKEDAVPGRVLKQEEDVLDTWFSSGLWPHSTMGWPENTDTLKRYYPTSVLVTSRDIITLWVARMVLFSQENMGTAPFHTVYIHPKILDGNGQTMSKSKGNGVDPMDIEEKYGTDALRFVMASLCTDNQDVRLPVKKEKQPDGREINTSEKFEIGRNFSNKLWNACRFLYPQLEQAGALAAELPMDKSLFALEDKWILSRLQTTIKDATRMLEEYHFAELAGFLYRFVWDDVCSSYLEIKKAVINSETLTAEKKNAMAILSYVLKNVLDLLHPVMPFITEELNSILFQGSEMVISRAWPKADESLIDAKIEAAFDQAFAVVESVRGVRGRYNVSPATKLSAVVSVDDAATEASVKDCMAIITELSGLSDLSVAVKAAKPKFSASAVVPGGELYIPLEGILDPAAEIARLEKEIEKAKAFAASIEKKLSNQKFVSGAPEAVVNAERTKLATQQDIIAKNEAALKELK is encoded by the coding sequence ATGGAAACTCGTTACAATTCTAAAGATGTGGAAGCCCGGTGGCATAAGACCTGGGCAGAGAATAACAGTTTTGCACCCAGCGGAAAGGGCGAACCGTTCTCGGTCGTGATTCCGCCCCCGAACGTTACCGGCGCACTCCATTTGGGACATGCGCTGAACGATACGCTCCAGGACATTTTGGTACGCTATCGCCGCAAGACGGGCCGCGACACGCTGTGGATTCCGGGTACGGACCATGCCGGTATCGCCACGCAGGCAGTCGTCGAAAAGCGTCTTTTCCAGGACGAACACAAGACCCGCCACGACATTGGCCGCGACGCCCTGGTGGAACGCATTTGGAAGTGGAAGGACGAATACGAAGCCCGCATTACGAAGCAGCTCAAGAGCCTCGGCGTTAGCTGCGACTGGAGCCGCCAGCGCTTTACGTTGGACCCGGTTTGCGCAAAGGCCGTGCGTCACGCCTTCTTCAACCTGTTCAAGAAGGGCCTGATTTACCGTGGCAAGCGCCTGGTGAACTGGGATACCAAGCTTCAGACCGCCGTTGCCGACGACGAAATCTACTACGAACACGTGAAGGGCCACTTCTGGACATTCAAGTATCCTCTGGCCGACGGTTCGGGATTCATCCCCGTTTCTACGACCCGTCCGGAAACGATCATGGGCGATACCGCCCTCGCCGTGCACCCGAACGACGAACGCTATGCGCAGTTCATCGGCAAGATGCTGAAGGTGCCGTTCGTTGACCGCGAAATTCCGGTGATTGCCGATGCTATCTTGGTGGACAAGGACTTCGGTACGGGTTCCGTGAAGGTGACTCCGGCTCATGACCCGAACGACTATGCGACGGGTCTTCGCCACAAGCTCCCGATGATTAACATCATGAACGATGACGGTAGCTTGAACGAGAACGCCGGCAAGTTCCAGGGCCTTAAGGGCCAGGCCGCACGCGACGCCGTGGTGGCTGGTCTCGAAGAACTCGGACTTTTGATCAAGGTGGAAGACCACGAAATGGACGTGGGTCACTCTGACCGTTCCAAGACTGTGATCGAGCCGTACCTCAGCGACCAGTGGTTCGTGAAGATGGACGTGCTCGCCGAAAACGCGATGAACGCAGTGAAGTCGGGCGAAATCAAGATTATCCCCGAACGTTACGCCAACAAGTATCTCGACTGGCTCGCCGAAAAGCGCGACTGGTGCATCAGCCGTCAGCTCTGGTGGGGCCACCGCATTCCTATCTGGCACACCGACGCTAGCGAAGACGAATTGAAGGCCGCATTTGCTGGCCGCGACGACATCTACTTCTACAAGGCCGAAAACGGCGGCTACCTCGTGTGTAGCCAGGAAGAAGACCTGAAGGAAGACGCAGTTCCGGGTCGCGTACTCAAGCAGGAAGAAGACGTGCTCGACACGTGGTTCTCCAGTGGCTTGTGGCCGCACTCCACGATGGGCTGGCCGGAAAACACCGACACGCTCAAGCGCTACTACCCCACCAGCGTGCTCGTGACGAGCCGCGACATCATTACGCTGTGGGTCGCCCGCATGGTGCTCTTCAGCCAGGAAAACATGGGTACGGCTCCGTTCCACACGGTGTACATCCACCCGAAGATTTTGGACGGCAATGGCCAGACCATGAGCAAGTCCAAGGGCAACGGCGTGGACCCGATGGATATCGAAGAGAAGTACGGTACCGACGCCCTGCGCTTTGTGATGGCAAGCCTCTGCACTGACAACCAGGACGTGCGTCTGCCGGTGAAGAAGGAAAAGCAGCCGGATGGCCGCGAAATCAACACCAGCGAAAAGTTCGAAATCGGCCGTAACTTCAGCAACAAGCTGTGGAACGCCTGCCGCTTCCTTTACCCGCAACTCGAACAGGCCGGCGCTTTGGCCGCCGAGCTCCCGATGGACAAGAGCTTGTTCGCCCTCGAAGACAAGTGGATTCTTAGCCGCCTGCAGACGACCATCAAGGACGCCACCCGCATGCTCGAAGAATACCACTTCGCCGAACTCGCCGGGTTCCTGTACCGCTTCGTGTGGGACGACGTATGCTCCAGCTACCTTGAAATCAAGAAGGCCGTGATCAACAGCGAAACGCTCACCGCCGAAAAGAAGAACGCCATGGCTATCCTCAGCTACGTGCTGAAGAACGTGCTCGACCTGTTGCACCCGGTGATGCCGTTCATTACCGAAGAACTCAACAGCATCCTGTTCCAGGGCAGCGAAATGGTCATCAGCCGCGCATGGCCCAAGGCCGACGAATCGCTCATCGACGCGAAGATCGAAGCCGCATTCGACCAGGCATTTGCCGTGGTGGAAAGCGTGCGTGGCGTGCGTGGCCGCTACAACGTGAGCCCCGCTACCAAGCTCAGCGCCGTGGTGAGCGTCGACGATGCTGCAACGGAAGCCAGCGTGAAGGACTGCATGGCAATCATCACCGAACTCTCGGGCCTTTCTGACCTGAGTGTCGCCGTGAAGGCAGCCAAGCCGAAGTTCAGCGCCAGCGCCGTGGTGCCCGGCGGCGAACTCTACATCCCGCTGGAAGGTATCCTCGACCCGGCTGCAGAAATCGCCCGCCTCGAAAAGGAAATCGAAAAGGCCAAGGCATTCGCCGCCAGCATCGAGAAGAAGCTTTCGAACCAGAAGTTCGTCAGCGGCGCCCCCGAAGCCGTCGTCAATGCTGAAAGAACCAAGCTCGCAACGCAGCAAGACATTATCGCGAAGAACGAAGCGGCTCTTAAAGAACTGAAGTAG